In a genomic window of Streptomyces sp. NBC_01231:
- a CDS encoding LuxR C-terminal-related transcriptional regulator, with amino-acid sequence MTPPVTTSAPITPLTPTLQRVAQHLANGCASQEIAAKTGLSAVTVRQYIRDIRASLHCPPRCKPPVIVHRLFTTQQVASPTADRPAPKLSPEQLLLLRAVAEHSDTRDIAVAAKLAPADQRAALDQLLADTGAQDTTELVVLAHGWQLLPPEQAAHATRNGASR; translated from the coding sequence GTGACCCCGCCCGTGACGACCAGCGCACCGATCACCCCTCTGACGCCGACGCTGCAGCGCGTCGCCCAACACCTCGCGAACGGCTGTGCATCCCAAGAGATCGCCGCGAAGACAGGGCTCTCGGCGGTCACCGTCCGCCAGTACATCCGCGACATCCGCGCGAGCCTCCACTGCCCGCCCCGCTGCAAGCCCCCCGTCATCGTGCACCGCCTGTTCACCACCCAGCAGGTGGCCTCTCCCACTGCGGACAGGCCAGCTCCGAAGCTCAGCCCCGAGCAGCTGCTGCTGTTGCGAGCCGTCGCTGAGCACAGCGATACGCGCGACATCGCCGTCGCCGCCAAACTCGCCCCGGCCGACCAGCGCGCCGCGCTCGACCAGCTCCTCGCCGACACGGGCGCACAGGACACCACCGAACTGGTGGTCCTGGCGCACGGATGGCAGCTGCTGCCGCCCGAGCAGGCAGCCCACGCGACGCGAAACGGGGCAAGCCGGTGA
- a CDS encoding roadblock/LC7 domain-containing protein, translating to MSTHPAMDNVTGDAPVTETTASGQRDNMAWLLRQFASDVPGVTHAVLLSRDGLRLLDSDVDKDWADELSAALSGVASLAANITGPSHKKRPARQVIIERDDCLFFVQSAGRSAAFDNHPGNERGEVDTILAVIATTDADAGTVGFEMGRLVQKFAPYMLIPVRVGTGGEVR from the coding sequence ATGAGCACCCACCCCGCGATGGACAACGTGACCGGCGACGCGCCCGTAACCGAGACAACGGCAAGCGGACAGCGGGACAACATGGCCTGGCTGCTGCGTCAGTTCGCCTCCGACGTCCCGGGCGTCACGCACGCCGTCCTGCTGTCGCGCGACGGACTGCGGCTGCTGGACAGCGACGTCGACAAGGACTGGGCGGACGAACTGTCGGCCGCCCTCAGCGGAGTTGCCTCCCTCGCGGCGAACATCACCGGCCCCAGCCACAAGAAGAGGCCGGCCCGGCAGGTCATCATCGAGCGCGACGACTGCCTCTTCTTCGTTCAAAGCGCCGGGCGCAGCGCGGCCTTCGACAACCACCCCGGCAACGAACGCGGTGAGGTGGACACGATTCTCGCCGTCATCGCAACCACGGACGCCGATGCGGGCACCGTCGGATTCGAGATGGGGCGCCTCGTCCAGAAGTTCGCCCCCTACATGCTGATCCCGGTCCGCGTCGGCACGGGCGGAGAGGTCCGGTGA
- a CDS encoding ATP/GTP-binding protein has protein sequence MLKVVIAGGFGAGKTTAVGAVSEIAPLTTEEYLTEASADVDSLAGIEAKQTTTVAFDFGRLSLPDAPVPLELFLFGTPGQDRFVDLWYDLSRGAVGAVVLVDTRRLESSFTPISFFEDIGLPFVVAINQFDGAHRYQPEQVRSALELPASVPVITCDARDPNHVASVLLTLVGHAVKNASASRVHHTPTTTLQDA, from the coding sequence GTGCTGAAGGTCGTGATCGCCGGGGGCTTCGGCGCGGGCAAGACCACCGCCGTAGGCGCCGTCAGCGAGATCGCGCCGCTGACCACGGAGGAGTACCTGACCGAGGCGAGCGCAGACGTGGACAGCCTGGCGGGCATCGAGGCGAAGCAGACCACCACGGTCGCCTTCGACTTCGGCCGCCTCAGCCTGCCCGACGCGCCCGTACCCCTGGAACTGTTCCTGTTCGGCACGCCCGGCCAGGACCGGTTCGTCGACCTCTGGTACGACCTCTCCCGCGGCGCCGTCGGGGCGGTCGTCCTGGTCGACACCCGCCGTCTGGAGAGCAGCTTCACTCCCATCAGCTTCTTCGAAGACATCGGCCTGCCCTTCGTCGTCGCCATCAACCAGTTCGACGGAGCGCACCGTTACCAGCCCGAGCAGGTCCGCAGTGCCCTCGAACTCCCTGCCTCCGTACCGGTGATCACCTGTGACGCCCGCGACCCGAACCACGTCGCCAGCGTCCTGCTGACCCTCGTCGGCCACGCCGTGAAGAACGCCTCCGCGAGCCGCGTTCACCACACGCCCACTACCACCCTCCAGGACGCCTGA
- a CDS encoding DUF6082 family protein, with protein MKLTTAVLAAGAAVSVTTAVVGAARLRQDARHQAERNEAVVARNQLDWLAQMSTNADLAKLWAPEDVDVEEYMQLLHANQQICTLSLRDRLGFVRDGQLPFYASMLMSSDVCRRYWARFGDLRAQEAEGDERAEHFTKVLNQAAKAHQEAQPVAA; from the coding sequence ATGAAGCTCACCACCGCCGTCCTCGCTGCCGGTGCTGCCGTCTCCGTCACCACCGCCGTGGTCGGAGCCGCCCGGCTCAGGCAGGACGCGCGGCACCAGGCCGAGCGCAACGAGGCGGTCGTCGCCCGCAACCAGCTCGACTGGCTGGCGCAGATGTCCACCAACGCCGACCTCGCCAAGCTCTGGGCGCCCGAGGACGTGGACGTCGAGGAGTACATGCAGCTACTCCATGCCAACCAGCAGATCTGCACCCTCAGCCTGCGCGACCGCCTGGGCTTCGTCCGCGACGGACAACTGCCCTTCTACGCCTCGATGCTCATGAGCAGCGACGTCTGCCGGCGCTACTGGGCCCGTTTCGGAGACCTCCGCGCCCAGGAGGCCGAGGGCGACGAACGAGCCGAGCACTTCACCAAGGTCCTGAACCAGGCCGCAAAGGCCCACCAGGAAGCGCAGCCCGTAGCAGCCTGA
- a CDS encoding Tat pathway signal protein, whose translation MTQTDIDDIRDLTVYYSARDQQRGGASGRNALASHLLDGAVPLLGGRFRTDQLRRGTYSAVAEMTYLAGWMAFDASEHRTAQRYLTIAARIAAEAGDGPLGGHVLRALAHQAVDLRHPRRALALADASMSRDRYGQASHREKALLAIVHARALAADGDRAGTLAAISRAERDLARADTNEAPARVGFFQEASLAHETACALRDIGQPLDAEVHFKRSVATRRRQQFARTHSVTLGYLGAVQVQRGNLDEACATWNEALDAMAGIQSGRARDVIVRIQSGLSPVRQRGGRHVTELDHRARGMLRAIG comes from the coding sequence GTGACCCAGACGGACATCGACGACATCCGCGATCTCACGGTCTACTACTCCGCGCGCGACCAGCAGCGAGGCGGCGCATCCGGCCGCAACGCCCTCGCCAGCCACCTGCTCGACGGTGCGGTACCGCTGCTCGGCGGCCGATTCCGTACAGATCAGCTCCGCCGCGGCACGTACTCCGCCGTGGCGGAGATGACGTATCTCGCCGGCTGGATGGCCTTCGACGCCAGCGAACACCGAACTGCCCAGCGCTACCTCACCATCGCCGCCCGGATCGCGGCGGAAGCCGGAGACGGACCGCTCGGCGGCCACGTCTTGCGCGCCCTCGCCCACCAGGCCGTGGACCTCAGGCACCCACGGAGGGCGCTCGCCCTGGCCGACGCCTCGATGTCCCGCGACCGCTACGGCCAGGCCAGCCATCGTGAGAAGGCACTGCTGGCGATCGTCCACGCCCGCGCACTCGCGGCCGACGGTGACCGAGCCGGCACCCTCGCGGCCATCAGCCGCGCAGAGCGAGACCTCGCCCGCGCCGACACCAACGAAGCGCCCGCCCGCGTCGGCTTCTTCCAGGAAGCCTCCCTCGCCCACGAGACGGCCTGCGCTCTGCGCGACATAGGTCAGCCCCTCGACGCGGAGGTCCACTTCAAGCGCAGCGTGGCCACGCGCCGACGTCAGCAGTTCGCCCGTACCCACAGCGTGACGCTTGGCTACCTCGGCGCCGTCCAGGTCCAACGGGGGAACCTCGACGAGGCGTGCGCAACCTGGAACGAGGCACTCGACGCTATGGCAGGTATCCAGTCCGGCCGGGCGCGTGACGTCATTGTCCGCATTCAGAGCGGCCTCTCGCCCGTCCGGCAACGCGGAGGCCGCCATGTCACCGAACTGGATCACCGGGCACGCGGCATGCTTCGGGCCATAGGCTGA
- a CDS encoding glycoside hydrolase family 15 protein: MKRIPRIEQYGLIGDMQTSAHVCDDGSIDWLCLPRFDSPAVFTGLLGTQKHGTWRIAPAAPADRSSSEAVAERRYRGDSLVLESVWRTEAGSVRVRDFMPPRDGAPQVIRIVEGLTGEVSMISAMRPRPGYGSVSPWIHEVGGRMVAEAGADALWLDTCVPQVEKDGVMVSAFSVAAGQSVAFVLSWCPSHAAAPDVPDPEAALTETLTFWQDWTRECTYEAPYREAVVRSLIALKAMTYEPSGGIVAAPTTSLPEEIGGNRNWDYRFTWLRDASTTLAALLGTGYRQEAQAWRRWLLRAVAGDPEKLQIMYGITGERDLRERELSWLPGYEGSTPVRVGNGAADQLQLDVYGEVIETLYLAHESGVARCADTAVLHQRLIEHLEQRWQEPDEGIWEIRGARRHFVHSKVMAWVAVDRTIRLAEAGALHIDVAPLIELRATIHHEVCTKGFDPVRNTFTQSYGSQELDAATLLIPRVGFLPPDDPRVLGTVDAVRRELSSPDGLVRRYPTVGDRTGVDGLKGDEGTFVLCSFWLVDALALIGRLNEAHAVFERLLALRNDLGLLAEEYDPVQQRQLGNFPQAFSHMGLIQSARLLQLQSTQSSHHRGAVAVPTPRSAPRSTRQIRADLTPQHA, encoded by the coding sequence ATGAAACGGATTCCGCGCATCGAGCAGTACGGATTGATCGGCGACATGCAGACCAGTGCCCACGTCTGCGATGACGGTTCGATCGACTGGCTGTGCCTGCCCCGGTTCGACTCGCCGGCCGTCTTCACCGGCTTGCTCGGCACGCAGAAACACGGCACCTGGCGGATCGCTCCGGCCGCTCCTGCCGACCGTTCCAGCTCCGAAGCAGTCGCCGAGCGCCGGTACCGCGGTGACTCGCTCGTCCTCGAATCGGTATGGCGCACCGAGGCCGGTTCGGTCCGTGTCCGGGACTTCATGCCACCGCGCGACGGGGCACCGCAGGTGATCCGGATCGTCGAGGGCCTGACCGGTGAGGTCTCCATGATCTCGGCCATGCGTCCACGGCCGGGGTACGGCAGCGTCAGCCCGTGGATTCACGAAGTCGGTGGGCGCATGGTCGCGGAGGCCGGCGCGGACGCTCTGTGGCTCGACACCTGCGTCCCGCAGGTGGAGAAGGACGGCGTCATGGTCAGTGCCTTCTCCGTCGCCGCCGGGCAGAGCGTGGCGTTCGTCCTCAGCTGGTGCCCGTCCCACGCAGCGGCGCCCGACGTTCCCGACCCCGAGGCCGCGCTGACCGAGACACTCACGTTCTGGCAGGACTGGACACGGGAGTGCACCTACGAGGCGCCATATCGCGAGGCCGTGGTTCGATCCTTGATCGCGCTGAAGGCGATGACGTACGAGCCGAGCGGTGGGATCGTCGCGGCGCCGACCACGTCGCTGCCAGAGGAGATCGGCGGAAACCGGAACTGGGACTATCGCTTCACTTGGTTGCGGGACGCCTCCACGACGCTGGCCGCGCTCCTGGGGACCGGGTACCGGCAGGAGGCGCAGGCATGGCGGCGATGGCTCTTGCGGGCCGTGGCCGGTGATCCGGAAAAGCTGCAGATCATGTACGGGATCACCGGAGAGCGTGACCTGCGGGAACGGGAGCTGTCCTGGCTGCCCGGCTACGAGGGCTCGACCCCGGTACGGGTCGGCAATGGGGCGGCGGATCAACTGCAGCTCGACGTGTACGGCGAGGTCATCGAGACCCTGTACCTCGCACACGAGAGCGGTGTCGCCCGCTGCGCCGACACCGCCGTGCTGCACCAGCGACTCATCGAGCACCTGGAACAGCGCTGGCAGGAGCCCGACGAGGGCATCTGGGAGATCCGCGGAGCACGCCGGCACTTCGTCCACTCCAAGGTGATGGCCTGGGTGGCGGTCGACCGCACCATCCGCCTGGCCGAGGCCGGTGCCCTCCACATCGACGTAGCCCCGCTGATCGAGCTGCGGGCAACCATCCACCACGAGGTCTGCACCAAGGGCTTCGATCCGGTGCGTAACACCTTCACCCAGTCCTACGGTTCCCAAGAGCTGGATGCCGCCACGCTGCTGATCCCCCGCGTCGGCTTCCTGCCGCCCGACGACCCCCGCGTCCTCGGCACCGTGGACGCAGTGCGCCGTGAACTCTCCTCGCCGGACGGGCTCGTGCGCCGTTACCCGACCGTCGGTGACCGTACCGGGGTGGACGGCCTGAAGGGCGATGAGGGCACCTTCGTCCTCTGCTCCTTCTGGCTCGTCGATGCCCTGGCTCTGATCGGCCGCCTCAACGAGGCCCACGCCGTGTTCGAACGCCTCCTCGCTCTGCGCAACGACCTCGGGCTCCTTGCCGAGGAGTACGACCCCGTCCAACAGCGCCAGCTCGGCAACTTTCCGCAGGCGTTCAGCCACATGGGCCTGATCCAGAGCGCCCGGCTCCTTCAGCTCCAGTCGACGCAGTCCTCACACCACCGCGGCGCGGTCGCGGTTCCGACGCCCCGTTCGGCCCCACGCAGCACACGCCAGATCCGCGCAGACCTGACGCCGCAACACGCTTAG
- a CDS encoding ATP-binding protein: MPDSAFPARPAATGHRRRRPPIDAFTLHRVRRAVALPLVLLAALLGAAFPLWSVSAVGPGWLLAGLVCGLAGVATAAARGARMAAGAVQATAAEDWAAALAAVAGAAAAVEKSVQWSADELCRGGRPPLPDLQAPTSASPNAEINTALSALQVQAIASLIRVHDESQSVVLLEVLRRLAMREHALVGKALQALSELEMLTDDPELLAKIFEIDHLVTRMRRQVESTAVLGGQSLRSVRRPVPVATALRGAVSEVVQYPRVSVAAGSVGAELGLPGHVGPDLTHLLAELIENACECSDPATKVMVRAQRVANGLAVEVEDRAIPMHPQTRAQMNHLLKAPDEVDVSGQVRAGQLGLLVAAKIAQSHGLSVLLQENVTGGTTALVVIPARLLVAIPSVDDATARHQEARPSAPPQQVAAAPAVPTAGKVTHPGNVGAPGAVEAGHSADAPALPTRRRQAGSFRPSREREQAPVTGATPGLAAAFRNGIQAGGRAGSSAASTEQPAP, encoded by the coding sequence ATGCCTGACAGCGCCTTCCCGGCACGGCCGGCCGCTACCGGCCACCGCAGACGGCGGCCTCCGATCGACGCGTTCACGCTGCATCGTGTCCGCCGCGCCGTGGCATTGCCCCTGGTGCTGCTAGCCGCGCTGCTGGGTGCCGCCTTCCCCCTCTGGTCGGTGTCCGCCGTAGGCCCCGGGTGGCTCCTGGCCGGCCTGGTCTGCGGACTGGCCGGGGTCGCCACGGCGGCGGCTCGCGGAGCGCGCATGGCGGCAGGTGCCGTGCAGGCGACCGCGGCGGAGGACTGGGCAGCGGCACTGGCAGCGGTTGCGGGGGCAGCGGCGGCCGTCGAGAAGTCGGTGCAGTGGTCGGCGGATGAGCTGTGCCGCGGGGGACGCCCGCCGCTGCCGGACCTGCAGGCGCCAACGTCGGCCAGTCCGAACGCCGAGATCAACACGGCGTTGAGTGCCCTCCAGGTGCAGGCCATCGCGTCGCTGATACGGGTGCACGACGAGTCCCAGTCCGTCGTCCTCCTGGAAGTGCTGCGCCGTCTGGCCATGCGCGAGCACGCACTGGTCGGCAAGGCGCTTCAGGCACTGAGCGAGCTGGAGATGCTGACCGACGACCCGGAGCTACTGGCCAAGATCTTCGAGATCGATCACCTCGTGACACGGATGCGTCGCCAGGTCGAGAGCACTGCGGTGCTGGGCGGCCAGTCCCTGCGCAGCGTGCGCCGGCCCGTTCCCGTCGCGACGGCACTGCGCGGCGCCGTGTCCGAGGTCGTGCAGTATCCACGTGTGTCCGTCGCCGCCGGGTCCGTGGGCGCCGAGCTAGGTCTTCCCGGCCATGTGGGCCCGGACCTGACGCACCTGCTGGCCGAGCTGATCGAGAACGCCTGCGAGTGCTCCGATCCCGCGACGAAGGTGATGGTGCGTGCGCAGCGCGTGGCGAACGGGCTGGCGGTCGAAGTCGAGGACCGGGCTATTCCCATGCATCCGCAGACGCGGGCGCAGATGAATCACCTGCTCAAAGCCCCCGACGAAGTCGACGTCAGCGGCCAAGTCCGGGCCGGCCAACTCGGATTGCTGGTCGCCGCGAAGATCGCCCAGTCGCACGGGCTGTCCGTTCTCCTGCAGGAGAACGTAACAGGAGGGACCACCGCCCTCGTCGTCATCCCGGCACGGCTCCTGGTAGCGATTCCCTCTGTCGACGATGCGACCGCGCGGCACCAGGAAGCCCGCCCATCCGCTCCGCCGCAGCAGGTCGCCGCGGCTCCAGCCGTCCCGACGGCAGGCAAGGTCACACACCCCGGCAATGTGGGGGCACCAGGAGCCGTAGAGGCAGGTCACTCTGCTGATGCACCCGCTCTTCCCACGCGTAGACGTCAGGCCGGCTCGTTCCGTCCATCGCGCGAGCGGGAGCAAGCCCCCGTGACCGGGGCAACGCCAGGGCTCGCAGCCGCCTTCCGCAACGGCATCCAGGCCGGCGGGAGAGCCGGTTCTTCCGCCGCTTCGACAGAGCAGCCCGCGCCCTGA
- a CDS encoding FxLD family lanthipeptide, protein MTAVQTERPTAPVQSDLATTDETDPFGLDITFIEGTPATETVLMCSTGDTCGSSCPSACTTS, encoded by the coding sequence ATGACCGCCGTTCAGACGGAGAGGCCGACCGCCCCCGTGCAGTCGGACCTGGCAACCACCGACGAGACCGACCCGTTCGGACTCGACATCACCTTCATCGAGGGCACGCCGGCGACCGAGACGGTCCTGATGTGCAGCACGGGCGACACCTGCGGCAGCTCCTGCCCCAGCGCCTGCACCACCTCGTAA
- a CDS encoding DUF742 domain-containing protein: protein MSTHGRATEESMFVRTYTLTRGRTRPRHLLGLETVLEAGRGRPGPAQAEECEEILALCRERRQSVVELAGRLGRPVTAVKILVSDLLDADALVVPLAHPYADTGAESGPSTQLLAALSAGLKRKWPDAIAYPQAG from the coding sequence GTGAGCACACACGGCCGCGCGACCGAGGAGTCGATGTTCGTGCGGACCTACACCCTGACGCGCGGGCGGACCAGGCCGCGGCACCTGCTCGGTCTGGAAACCGTGCTGGAAGCAGGACGGGGAAGGCCCGGCCCGGCCCAGGCCGAGGAATGCGAGGAGATCCTCGCCCTGTGCCGGGAGCGCCGACAATCGGTGGTCGAACTGGCGGGACGACTTGGCCGGCCCGTCACCGCCGTCAAGATCCTCGTCTCGGACCTCCTGGACGCCGACGCCTTGGTCGTCCCCCTCGCCCACCCCTATGCCGATACGGGCGCGGAATCCGGTCCGTCTACCCAACTGCTGGCAGCCCTTTCAGCGGGCTTGAAGAGGAAGTGGCCTGATGCCATCGCCTACCCCCAGGCCGGATGA
- a CDS encoding ATP-binding protein, with the protein MRDLVSACLRLWGLTELDWRVTLTASELLTNAFQHARKEDESSVPVKVVLTRTPDGVFLCVSDPHPWLPAPVSAGDNEEGGRGLMLIKKLSDRYGCSSTAHGKDVWATILHSA; encoded by the coding sequence GTGCGTGACCTCGTCAGTGCGTGCCTACGTCTGTGGGGCCTGACCGAACTCGACTGGCGGGTCACTCTCACCGCGTCCGAACTACTGACGAACGCCTTCCAGCACGCCCGCAAGGAGGATGAGTCCTCGGTTCCAGTGAAGGTCGTCCTCACCCGCACCCCCGACGGGGTCTTCCTGTGCGTCAGTGACCCGCACCCCTGGCTCCCAGCCCCCGTCTCGGCTGGCGACAACGAAGAGGGCGGTCGCGGCCTGATGCTGATCAAGAAGCTCAGCGACAGATACGGCTGCTCGTCCACTGCGCACGGCAAGGACGTTTGGGCCACGATCCTGCACTCCGCGTAG
- a CDS encoding acyl-CoA dehydrogenase: protein MSATPTTPPPALRPYLTARHEVLWDEADAFAAEHIASRVARMEAAPGRVERKVADLMAARGWFAVTIPASFGGLGAGHVAKTILVHRIARISAAAAAILQATLIPVGALLHFATYEQKGRWLPRVADGSLLLSIAVTEPQAGGHIGGIETTAERAGSEWVITGRKVHIGNSHLAGAHLVVARTAEAGVSASQALTAFMVESSRRGLSVPEHRPGLGLHGFSAGRLDLDHVRVPEDNVVGEIGQGLSVAQSSSILYGRPNLAAVSLGIHEAVVAATTARLKTRPRYRGSLSDLPVLRDRIGGMEARLRAGRVLAYQSVHLLDQGLPCDADLINAKYLGHQWAAQSAQDAMELHGAHALDRDYVLQRLWRDIQHTYPPAGTGEVQRIRLADAAFDEDHIQWSERLAAEAAWARPDPTAA, encoded by the coding sequence ATGTCCGCCACACCCACTACACCGCCACCGGCGCTGCGCCCCTACCTCACCGCCCGCCACGAAGTGCTGTGGGACGAGGCGGACGCCTTCGCGGCCGAGCACATCGCGTCGCGCGTCGCGCGTATGGAGGCCGCTCCGGGCAGGGTGGAGCGCAAGGTCGCCGACCTGATGGCCGCACGGGGCTGGTTCGCCGTCACCATCCCGGCCTCCTTCGGCGGGCTGGGTGCCGGACATGTGGCCAAGACCATCCTGGTCCACCGCATCGCGCGGATCTCGGCGGCTGCCGCAGCCATCCTGCAGGCCACCCTGATCCCCGTCGGCGCCCTGCTGCACTTCGCCACCTACGAGCAGAAGGGCCGCTGGCTGCCCCGTGTCGCGGACGGTTCCCTGCTGCTATCGATCGCCGTGACCGAACCACAGGCCGGCGGGCACATCGGTGGCATCGAAACCACAGCCGAACGCGCCGGCAGCGAGTGGGTGATCACCGGCCGCAAGGTCCATATCGGCAATAGTCACCTCGCCGGTGCCCACCTCGTCGTCGCCCGCACCGCCGAAGCGGGTGTGAGCGCCTCCCAGGCGCTGACCGCGTTCATGGTCGAATCAAGCCGCCGCGGGCTCTCGGTCCCCGAGCACCGCCCCGGCCTTGGTCTGCACGGCTTCTCCGCCGGCCGACTCGACCTCGACCACGTCCGTGTTCCCGAGGACAACGTGGTCGGAGAGATCGGCCAGGGGCTGAGCGTGGCCCAGAGCAGCAGCATTCTGTACGGCCGTCCCAACCTGGCCGCCGTGAGCCTCGGCATTCACGAAGCGGTCGTGGCCGCCACTACTGCTCGTCTCAAGACCCGTCCTCGCTATCGGGGCAGCCTGTCCGACCTGCCCGTACTGCGGGACCGCATCGGTGGCATGGAGGCCCGTCTGCGCGCCGGCCGGGTACTCGCCTACCAGTCCGTGCACCTTCTCGACCAGGGCCTGCCCTGCGACGCCGACCTGATCAACGCCAAGTACCTCGGCCACCAGTGGGCCGCGCAGTCGGCCCAGGACGCCATGGAACTGCACGGCGCCCACGCCCTCGACCGCGACTACGTCCTCCAGCGCTTGTGGCGCGACATCCAGCACACCTACCCGCCCGCCGGCACCGGCGAGGTCCAGCGCATACGCCTAGCCGACGCCGCTTTCGACGAGGACCACATCCAGTGGTCCGAACGCCTCGCCGCCGAAGCCGCCTGGGCACGCCCCGACCCGACCGCCGCATGA
- a CDS encoding GAF domain-containing protein: MSHHPNPYLASPTAPPALSLPRRGPRDADRGLITPPATAVTGPQTQQAPELAQRYELLNRLGVPTVAGEDFDDLARDMAAKAGFLYGFVNLFLEEQTFVGLHQPPADSGYFIVGRTMSRDHGWCPDVMARKKALPLHDVHASPRFSGNHVVDAVGIRSYFGAPLVHDSGTVLGTVCVIDPEKRPLSEARRLRDIVINAGAQVVDHMVRAPVR, translated from the coding sequence ATGTCACATCACCCCAACCCCTACCTCGCATCGCCGACCGCCCCACCCGCCCTGTCCCTGCCGCGACGCGGCCCGCGGGACGCCGACCGCGGGCTGATCACCCCGCCCGCCACCGCCGTCACCGGGCCACAGACCCAGCAGGCACCGGAGCTGGCGCAGCGGTACGAGCTGCTCAACCGCCTGGGCGTGCCTACCGTGGCGGGCGAGGACTTCGACGACCTGGCCCGCGACATGGCCGCCAAGGCCGGGTTCCTGTACGGGTTCGTCAATCTCTTCCTGGAGGAGCAGACCTTCGTCGGGCTGCACCAGCCGCCGGCGGACAGCGGGTACTTCATCGTCGGCCGCACCATGAGCCGCGACCACGGCTGGTGCCCGGACGTCATGGCCCGCAAGAAGGCTCTCCCGCTGCACGACGTGCACGCCAGTCCGCGCTTCAGCGGCAACCACGTGGTCGACGCCGTCGGGATCCGCTCCTACTTCGGCGCCCCGCTCGTCCATGACAGCGGCACCGTGCTGGGCACGGTGTGCGTCATCGACCCCGAGAAGCGCCCCCTGAGCGAGGCCCGACGGCTCAGGGACATCGTCATCAACGCCGGTGCCCAGGTGGTGGACCACATGGTCCGCGCCCCCGTCCGCTAG
- a CDS encoding DUF6415 family natural product biosynthesis protein → MRLSLDPRPRLDGSQFVGGRGRRESVAVAPAPERDHVVAASETVTLVLGEDSPLPECAADVEDLVRLLRGHVAQLGARTTPGVPALLRAQRLCSDSIPEGYVPSRVYLVKLAEATQELMAHVERGGPGPIRSKRGRRWRKPQINVLRGAVFAVALACLVFAASVPRT, encoded by the coding sequence ATGCGTCTTTCGCTGGACCCTCGCCCTCGCCTCGACGGCAGCCAGTTCGTGGGCGGGCGCGGGCGGCGAGAGTCCGTAGCTGTGGCGCCGGCGCCGGAGCGCGATCACGTGGTGGCCGCGTCGGAGACGGTGACGCTGGTGCTGGGCGAGGATTCGCCACTGCCCGAGTGCGCTGCCGATGTGGAGGACCTCGTTCGTCTTCTGCGGGGCCACGTTGCCCAGTTGGGCGCACGGACCACTCCGGGGGTTCCCGCCCTGCTGCGCGCGCAGCGGCTCTGCTCCGACAGCATCCCCGAGGGCTACGTGCCGAGCCGGGTGTACCTGGTCAAGCTTGCCGAAGCCACCCAGGAGCTGATGGCACACGTGGAACGGGGCGGTCCCGGGCCGATCCGATCGAAGCGCGGGCGGCGCTGGCGGAAGCCGCAGATCAACGTGCTGCGCGGGGCGGTCTTCGCCGTCGCCCTGGCCTGTCTGGTCTTCGCCGCTTCGGTACCGCGGACATGA
- a CDS encoding SAM-dependent methyltransferase, which translates to MTTYEVGSIATVVGGHTRVQDDYQGGVQSVIRLNEAYPLETLQGIEEFSHLTVTWRFHLAQPEDVQLHARSPRGNAQWPATGTFVHRNHRRPNQLAVSYPRLLGVDGRDLLVTDLDAVDGTPVVDLAPYFEEMGPRGSVRQPAWPGEMLVDYWRDAAERPETGLP; encoded by the coding sequence GTGACGACGTACGAGGTCGGATCGATCGCAACGGTCGTCGGCGGCCACACCCGCGTTCAGGACGATTACCAGGGCGGGGTCCAGTCGGTGATTCGACTCAACGAGGCATACCCCCTGGAAACGTTGCAAGGTATCGAGGAGTTCTCCCACCTGACGGTGACGTGGCGCTTCCACCTGGCGCAGCCCGAGGACGTCCAGCTCCACGCCCGCAGTCCCAGGGGCAACGCGCAGTGGCCGGCGACCGGAACATTCGTCCATCGAAACCATCGGCGCCCAAATCAGTTGGCTGTCAGCTACCCGAGGCTGCTGGGCGTGGACGGCCGCGACCTTCTGGTGACCGATCTCGACGCAGTCGACGGGACGCCAGTGGTTGACCTGGCCCCCTACTTCGAGGAGATGGGGCCCAGAGGCTCCGTCCGCCAGCCGGCCTGGCCGGGCGAGATGCTCGTCGACTACTGGCGCGACGCGGCGGAGCGCCCGGAGACAGGCTTGCCGTAA